The following DNA comes from Weissella koreensis KACC 15510.
ACAAGCGAGCATTAGTGCGACGACTGATTTGTTAACTGCGGTTGATGGGGCAGAGATTATTTTGAGTGTTGTTCCTACTAAGGCGACCCGTGAAGTGGCTAACTTGTTGAATCAAGCACTGGAACAATTACAGCAAAAATCGATTGTGGTGGCCGCAACCAAGGGGCTGGAACCATCAACATATAAGTTTGCGAGTCAAATGATTACCGAAGAAATTGAGGCTAAATATTTGGCAGGTATCGCAGTTATCGCAGGCCCTTCACACGCTGAGGGTGTTATTAAACATGATCCGACAACTGTTACAGCGGTTAGCGAAGATTTGTCCGTGGCAGAACGAGTTCAACGTGTGATGAGTAATTCAACATTTCGGGTTTATACCAATGATGATATTGTTGGGGCCGAGTTGGGTGGCGCTTTGAAAAACGTAATTGCCATTGCGGCAGGAGCTTTGCAAAGTTTAAATTATGATGCCAATGCGAAAGCGGCCTTGTTTACTCGAGGATTAAATGAAATGGCACAGCTAGGAAAAGCTTATGGCGCTAGTCCAATGACCTTTATGGGCTTAGCAGGAGTTGGTGATTTATTTGCTACTGCTACATCTACACATTCACGTAATTTTCGTGCGGGAATGCAATTAGGTGAGGGACTAAGTAAAGAAGAAGTGATTGAACATATGGGAATGGTGATTGAAGGAATTTCAACAACTAAGGTGGTGCATGATTTAGCACAAACTAAGCAAGTTGAAATGCCAATATCAGAAGCAGTCTATCAGGTTATTTATGAAGATCGCGACCCCAAAATTGTAATTAGAGAATTAATGGATCGTCCATTGCACCACGAAGGGAAGTAAAATATAATGAAACCAGTACGTAAAGCAGTTATTCCAGCAGCCGGATTGGGAACACGTTTTTTGCCTGCAACAAAGGCTTTAGCAAAAGAAATGTTACCCATTGTTGACAAGCCTACAATTCAATTTATCATCGAAGAAGCTTTGGCTTCAGGAATTGAAGATATCGTCATTGTTGATGGAAAATCAAAACGTTCAATTGAAGATCATTTTGACTCAAATCCTGAATTGGAAAACAATTTGAAAGAAAAAGGTAAGGATGAATTATTGAAGTTGGTTCAAGAAACAACTGATATTAATCTTTACTTTATCCGTCAATCACATCCACGGGGATTAGGGGATGCAGTTTTGACAGCTAAAGCATTTATTGGTGATGAACCATTCGTTGTAATGCTTGGGGATGACTTAATGACTGATGAAAAGCCATTAACTAAGCAATTAATTGAACGCTATGAACAAACTGGTGATTCAACCTTAGCGGTTATGAAGGTGCCACATGATCAAGTTTCTGAATATGGAGTGATTGCACCAGATACTGAAGTAACACCTGGATTGCATAAAGTTTCAACATTCGTGGAAAAGCCTAAGCCAGAAGATGCACCTTCTGATTTGGCTATTATCGGACGGTATCTATTAACACCAGAAATTTTTGAAGAACTAGAAAAGACTAAGCCAGGTAAGGGAAACGAAGTTCAGTTGACTGATGCTATTGATTCTTTGAACCAACGTCAACATGTCTATGCTCATGAATTTAAGGGACATCGTTATGACATTGGATCAAAGATCGGTTTCTTAACAACAAATATTGAATTTGGTTTGGAACACCCACAAACAGGTGCAGCTTTGAAGCAATACATTAAAGATTTAGCTAAAACCTTAGACTAAATCATTATAATTTTAAGAAGAGGTAAGAATAAGATATTCGGACCTCTTTTTTAATTAATGGTAATTATTTGACAACTTCATGTTAATTTAAATTGATGTACTACACTACATCAATATAGTTGATTCGGGTATATACTGAAATTGCATAGTAAATGCGTTATAATTTTGGAATAAACTTGATTCAAGATGTAGAAGTTATCTTTAAACAGGAGGGCATCAAATGAGTGAACATTTTGCAGTAACCGTGATTGGAGCCGGCCCCGGTGGAATGACAGCAGCAATTTATACTGCCCGTGCTAATTTAAAAACGTTGATGTTAGATCGTGGAATTTATGGTGGTCAAATGAACAATACCGCTGAAATTGAAAATTATCCAGGCTACGTGTCAATTCAAGGACCTGAATTATCTGAAAAAATGTATGCGGCTACGGAAAAATTAGGAGTTGAATATACGTTTGGCAATGTAGAACAGGTTTTGCCACAATCGGATAAAACTTTTAAAATTGTAACTGATATGGATGAATACACCACTGATTCTGTGATTGTTGCTACCGGTTCACAATATAAAAAGTTAGGTGTTCCAGGAGAAGATACCTATAACGGTCGAGGTATTTCCTATTGTGCAGTTTGTGATGGTGCCTTTTTTAAAGGTAAAAATGTTATTGTAGTTGGTGGCGGTGATTCTGCGATTGAAGAAGCTAATTACTTAGCAAGAATTGTTGACCATGTCACCGTTATTCATCGACGTGGTGAACTTCGTGCTCAAAAGATCCTACAAGATCGGGCTTTTTCTAATGATAAAATTGATTTTATGTGGAATACTGAAGTTGAAGAAGTGATTGGAACTGATCAAAAGGTAACAGGAGTAAAACTGATTAATAATCAAACGCAAGAACGTTCAACGTTTGAAACCGCTGGAGTCTTTATTTATGTTGGACTTTTGCCAGTAACTGAACCGTTTATGAATTTAGACATTACTGATGAAGAAAATTGGATTGTAACGAATGAACGGATGGAAACAAAACAACCTGGTATTTTTGCACTAGGAGATGTTCGATCTAAAGAGTTAAGGCAAATTGCAACAGCCGTTGGGGATGCAGCAATTGCGGGTCAGAATGCCTATGCATATATTGAAAGTCTAAAAGATTAGTAAAAATCAATCAGTTAATTTATTAAAAAAACATATCGAGGAATTCATAGATGGATTATAATAAATTATTAGAACAATTAAGGATGGATGAAATTAAAGAATTTAAATTGGAGCCTAGTCAATTTTCGGATTTTTATGAAGTTTGGCGAAGTTATCCATATCAAAATGCTATTCGAGGAATCGCAGGCCGGAATGGTTTGATCACTTATCGCCGGGCTAATTTTTCAGAGAATAATGATAACTAATTCATATAATTTATTGATCAAAATTGTTCTGTTTAATAAGACCTTTATTGTTTTTGATAGGTGTTGTTAAAATGCGGACTGTAACCGTTTGCAAAAAAAAGAAAATATCGTTATAATAGATAAGGTAAGAAGGACTATATCCGGATTATCATAAATAATTAAATATAAATAAAAGGGAGTACATTTATCATGGAATCACGCGAATTTCACATTACAGCCGAAACAGGTATCCACGCTCGCCCAGCTACTTTGTTGGTTCAAACAGCATCAAAGTTCTCATCAAATATCACTTTATCATACGATGGTAAGGACGTTAATTTAAAGTCAATCATGGGTGTAATGTCTTTGGGTGTTGGACAACATGCTGATGTTAAAATTTCAGCTGATGGTGACGATGCTGCTGAAGCAATCGAAGCCATTGGACAAACAATGACAAATGAAGGATTAGCATAATTTTTACTTGTAATAAAATTGTTGCATAAATGAGGGGGAGCCAAATTATGGCACAAGTGATCAAAGGAATTGCTGCGTCAAATGGCGTTGCAATTGCGAAAGCCTATAAGTTAGTGGATCCTGATTTGTCTTTTGAGCAAGTTACAATTGATGACGTGCAATCAGAAAAGGGCCGCTTAGAAGCGGCCTTTTCTGTTTCAAAGACAGATTTGGAACAAATCAGAGATAAAGCTAGTCAAAATATGGGAGCGGAAGAAGCAGAAGTGTTTACCGCTCATATTATGGTTCTAGAAGATCCTGAATTAATTGGTGGAATTAATAATGTAATTGAAACAGAACATGTTAATGCTGAAAGTGCACTGAAAAGTGTAACTGACATGTATATTGATATGTTTGAAGGAATGGCTGATGACAATCCTTATATGGCAGAACGAGCTGCAGACATTCGAGATGTTACTAAGCGGGCTTTGGCTCATTTATTAGGTAAAAAATTACCAAATCCAGCTTTGATTCAAGATGAGGTTGTAATTGTTGCTAAGGATATGACACCGTCGGATACTGCGCAACTTGATCGAAAATTTGTTAAGGGATTTATTACCGATTTGGGTGGTAGAACTGCTCATGCGGCTATTATGGCACGAACATTGGAGATACCAGCAGTTGTTGGTTCAGCAACATCAACACAGGATATTAACGATGGGGATATTTTGATTCTTAATGGGTTAGATGGAACCGCTGTAGTTAATCCGGAAGAGACTGAAATCAAAGAGGCACAAAAAGAGTCAGATGATTATAATGCTAAAAAGCTCGAATGGTCGAAACTTAAAAATGAAGCTTCAGTTTCAGCTGATGGTAAAAAATTAATTGTTGGTTCTAATATTGGGACGCCTAAGGATTTGGCTGGCGTTCTTGAAAGTGGATCTGAAGGTATAGGACTTTATCGGACTGAATTCTTATATATGGATTCGGCTGAATTACCATCAGAAGATGCTCAATTTGAAGCCTATAAAACGATTTTAGATGGAATGGGTGACAAACCAGTCACAGTTCGAACTATGGATATTGGTGGGGACAAGTATTTGCCTTACTTACCATTACCAAAAGAAGAAAATCCCTTTATGGGTTATCGGGCTATTCGAATTTCATTGGATCGGACAGATATCTTCCGGACACAGTTACGTGCCTTATTGCGGGCTTCAGTTTATGGAGAACTATGGATTATGTTCCCAATGATTGCGACACTCTCTGAATTTAGAGCCGCACGTGATATTTTTGATGATGAAAAGCAAAAATTAGTTCAAGCTGGTGTAGCTGTTTCAGATGATATTAAGCTAGGAATCATGATTGAAATTCCTGCTGCTGCCATGCTTGCTGACCGATTTGCTCAGGAAGTTGACTTCTTTTCAATTGGAACTAATGATCTAATAGCCTATACAATGGCTGCCGATCGTGGTAATGAACACGTTTCTTATTTATATCAACCATATAATCCTTCAATTTTGCGTTT
Coding sequences within:
- the galU gene encoding UTP--glucose-1-phosphate uridylyltransferase GalU is translated as MKPVRKAVIPAAGLGTRFLPATKALAKEMLPIVDKPTIQFIIEEALASGIEDIVIVDGKSKRSIEDHFDSNPELENNLKEKGKDELLKLVQETTDINLYFIRQSHPRGLGDAVLTAKAFIGDEPFVVMLGDDLMTDEKPLTKQLIERYEQTGDSTLAVMKVPHDQVSEYGVIAPDTEVTPGLHKVSTFVEKPKPEDAPSDLAIIGRYLLTPEIFEELEKTKPGKGNEVQLTDAIDSLNQRQHVYAHEFKGHRYDIGSKIGFLTTNIEFGLEHPQTGAALKQYIKDLAKTLD
- a CDS encoding NAD(P)H-dependent glycerol-3-phosphate dehydrogenase, whose amino-acid sequence is MDQIKVAVLGAGSWGTALANVVAENGHAVKIWGHRAVTVDEINIQHTNKEYLGDRVLQASISATTDLLTAVDGAEIILSVVPTKATREVANLLNQALEQLQQKSIVVAATKGLEPSTYKFASQMITEEIEAKYLAGIAVIAGPSHAEGVIKHDPTTVTAVSEDLSVAERVQRVMSNSTFRVYTNDDIVGAELGGALKNVIAIAAGALQSLNYDANAKAALFTRGLNEMAQLGKAYGASPMTFMGLAGVGDLFATATSTHSRNFRAGMQLGEGLSKEEVIEHMGMVIEGISTTKVVHDLAQTKQVEMPISEAVYQVIYEDRDPKIVIRELMDRPLHHEGK
- a CDS encoding phosphocarrier protein HPr, with product MESREFHITAETGIHARPATLLVQTASKFSSNITLSYDGKDVNLKSIMGVMSLGVGQHADVKISADGDDAAEAIEAIGQTMTNEGLA
- the ptsP gene encoding phosphoenolpyruvate--protein phosphotransferase — protein: MAQVIKGIAASNGVAIAKAYKLVDPDLSFEQVTIDDVQSEKGRLEAAFSVSKTDLEQIRDKASQNMGAEEAEVFTAHIMVLEDPELIGGINNVIETEHVNAESALKSVTDMYIDMFEGMADDNPYMAERAADIRDVTKRALAHLLGKKLPNPALIQDEVVIVAKDMTPSDTAQLDRKFVKGFITDLGGRTAHAAIMARTLEIPAVVGSATSTQDINDGDILILNGLDGTAVVNPEETEIKEAQKESDDYNAKKLEWSKLKNEASVSADGKKLIVGSNIGTPKDLAGVLESGSEGIGLYRTEFLYMDSAELPSEDAQFEAYKTILDGMGDKPVTVRTMDIGGDKYLPYLPLPKEENPFMGYRAIRISLDRTDIFRTQLRALLRASVYGELWIMFPMIATLSEFRAARDIFDDEKQKLVQAGVAVSDDIKLGIMIEIPAAAMLADRFAQEVDFFSIGTNDLIAYTMAADRGNEHVSYLYQPYNPSILRLIKNVIDAAHKYNKFVAMCGEMAGDQIAAPLLLGMGLDEFSMSSTSVLQTRALLKSLDSKEMAKLAEKALNMDSNEEVKKLVEDTLNLK
- the trxB gene encoding thioredoxin-disulfide reductase; this encodes MSEHFAVTVIGAGPGGMTAAIYTARANLKTLMLDRGIYGGQMNNTAEIENYPGYVSIQGPELSEKMYAATEKLGVEYTFGNVEQVLPQSDKTFKIVTDMDEYTTDSVIVATGSQYKKLGVPGEDTYNGRGISYCAVCDGAFFKGKNVIVVGGGDSAIEEANYLARIVDHVTVIHRRGELRAQKILQDRAFSNDKIDFMWNTEVEEVIGTDQKVTGVKLINNQTQERSTFETAGVFIYVGLLPVTEPFMNLDITDEENWIVTNERMETKQPGIFALGDVRSKELRQIATAVGDAAIAGQNAYAYIESLKD